A part of Thermocrinis albus DSM 14484 genomic DNA contains:
- a CDS encoding efflux RND transporter periplasmic adaptor subunit: MKMWKWLGFALVMLLTILWLAGVFSHRLSSQEVKKEQKVVTGLKTETVQISDISYASYTGNVVASTTAEISSRVMGRVLAVNVKEGDCVKAGTLLVKIDASDVASQVQALDRQIEQAKQAYKAAQAQLDLAQRTYERYQKLLQEGAVTQQEFDQVKAQYDSAKAQVQQALAGIEALRFQKQSVASNFSYTDLRAPFSGCVSNKRVDVGDIAAPGQPLLTLEKAPYQVEVFLPEKYVGNIKVGQTLKVYVEALGKELEGKVVELSSALDPITRSFKVKLDIPYQEGLRSGMYAKVLIPEKANVILVPQKAIYTKGDFTGVWVVKPDGTLQLRFVRLGERRGDKVEVLSGLQQGERVVVEGIEKACEGCKLGG; the protein is encoded by the coding sequence ATGAAGATGTGGAAATGGCTCGGTTTTGCACTGGTTATGCTTCTCACCATTCTGTGGCTTGCCGGTGTGTTCTCACACCGACTGTCTTCCCAAGAGGTCAAAAAAGAGCAGAAGGTGGTAACGGGACTGAAGACAGAAACAGTTCAGATCTCTGACATTAGCTATGCCTCTTACACAGGTAACGTAGTGGCCAGTACCACCGCGGAAATATCCAGCCGTGTTATGGGTAGGGTACTGGCTGTCAACGTGAAGGAAGGGGACTGTGTGAAGGCAGGTACACTGCTGGTAAAGATAGATGCCTCCGATGTTGCTTCTCAAGTACAGGCATTAGATAGGCAGATAGAACAGGCAAAACAGGCTTACAAAGCAGCACAGGCTCAGTTAGATCTTGCCCAAAGGACCTACGAACGCTATCAAAAGCTCCTACAGGAAGGGGCTGTAACTCAGCAGGAGTTTGACCAAGTAAAGGCGCAGTACGATTCTGCCAAAGCACAGGTACAGCAAGCTCTGGCCGGTATAGAAGCTCTACGCTTCCAAAAGCAAAGTGTAGCTTCCAACTTCAGTTATACAGATCTCCGTGCTCCCTTTTCGGGATGTGTCAGCAACAAGAGGGTAGATGTGGGAGATATTGCTGCTCCGGGACAACCCCTCTTGACTTTGGAAAAGGCCCCCTATCAGGTGGAGGTATTCCTTCCTGAGAAGTACGTGGGTAATATTAAGGTGGGACAGACCCTGAAGGTTTATGTGGAAGCACTAGGTAAGGAGCTGGAGGGTAAGGTGGTGGAGCTTTCGTCAGCCCTGGATCCCATCACGAGAAGTTTTAAGGTAAAGCTAGACATACCCTACCAAGAAGGTCTCAGGAGTGGCATGTATGCCAAGGTACTCATTCCTGAAAAGGCCAACGTCATCTTAGTGCCTCAGAAGGCCATATACACGAAGGGTGACTTTACAGGTGTATGGGTTGTAAAACCTGACGGAACTCTACAGCTTAGGTTTGTGAGATTAGGTGAGAGGAGAGGAGACAAAGTGGAGGTACTATCGGGTCTCCAACAGGGTGAAAGAGTGGTGGTAGAAGGCATAGAGAAAGCTTGTGAAGGCTGCAAGCTAGGAGGATGA
- a CDS encoding TolC family protein: MKRVLSLLLVVSSTWATEYTAKDLVEMALQNNREIRASQREVEASRLELRAARGAYFPRLKLEETYTRTDLPVYAFMMRLQQERLGPQDLANINNPPTTSNFETKFTLEIPIWLGGKVQAGVSLAEKNYKASLLESERLRQDVVLKTYEAYIDASVAKESIKVAQQAVKDAKEHVRLAKQMNQVGVALFSDVLRAQVYLSSALQKEEEAKNAYKVAKKGIELVVGKPLGEFDVKGVEGCPTVQIEDLKKEALVRRKDLKALEERINMMRSMYYYVLSDNLPQIYAFGSYILSSKDRPFGSGGSGYLIGVGLSWTFDTGLTTFHKAQSQLERERSLREKLKLMQEKVLFDLDKNYADYVNALNAYTSAQDRVKASEEVVRVMETRYRNGLARMVDLLDAQTELDKARFDLVKATGECNKAYVRLLHTAGVLGEVLP; encoded by the coding sequence ATGAAGAGAGTTCTGTCTCTTTTGCTGGTGGTGAGCAGTACGTGGGCTACAGAGTATACGGCAAAGGACCTGGTAGAGATGGCTCTACAAAACAACAGAGAAATACGGGCTTCTCAGAGGGAAGTGGAAGCTTCGCGACTGGAGCTACGGGCAGCCAGAGGAGCTTATTTTCCACGCCTGAAACTGGAGGAAACCTACACGCGCACCGATCTTCCTGTATACGCCTTCATGATGAGATTACAGCAGGAGCGCTTAGGTCCTCAGGATCTGGCTAACATCAACAACCCACCCACCACCAGTAACTTTGAAACCAAGTTCACCTTGGAAATACCTATATGGTTGGGGGGTAAGGTGCAAGCAGGTGTAAGCCTGGCAGAGAAAAACTATAAGGCCAGTCTGTTGGAAAGCGAACGCCTGCGTCAGGACGTAGTTCTAAAAACCTACGAAGCTTACATAGATGCCTCTGTTGCTAAGGAGTCCATAAAGGTGGCTCAGCAAGCGGTGAAGGACGCGAAAGAACATGTGAGATTGGCCAAACAGATGAACCAGGTTGGTGTTGCACTCTTCTCCGATGTGCTGAGGGCACAGGTGTACCTTTCCTCCGCCCTTCAAAAGGAGGAGGAAGCGAAAAATGCCTACAAGGTGGCTAAAAAGGGTATAGAGCTGGTGGTAGGTAAGCCCTTAGGTGAGTTTGATGTCAAGGGTGTAGAAGGATGTCCTACAGTACAGATAGAGGATCTCAAAAAGGAGGCCCTTGTACGCAGGAAGGATTTAAAAGCTTTGGAAGAGAGGATAAACATGATGAGATCCATGTATTACTATGTTCTTTCCGACAACCTTCCGCAGATTTATGCCTTTGGCAGCTATATCCTCAGCTCTAAGGACAGACCTTTTGGTAGCGGTGGATCTGGATACCTGATAGGTGTGGGACTAAGCTGGACCTTTGATACAGGCCTGACTACCTTTCACAAGGCTCAATCTCAGTTAGAGAGAGAGAGATCCTTAAGGGAAAAACTCAAGCTGATGCAGGAGAAGGTGCTGTTTGATCTGGATAAAAACTATGCAGACTACGTAAACGCCCTTAACGCTTACACGTCCGCTCAGGACAGGGTTAAAGCCAGTGAGGAGGTAGTTAGGGTGATGGAAACACGCTACAGAAATGGTCTTGCCCGTATGGTGGATCTTCTGGATGCCCAGACAGAGCTGGACAAGGCTCGCTTTGATCTGGTGAAAGCTACCGGTGAGTGTAACAAAGCTTACGTTAGACTACTTCACACCGCAGGTGTTTTAGGGGAGGTTTTACCATGA
- the queC gene encoding 7-cyano-7-deazaguanine synthase QueC produces the protein MRRILVLLSGGMDSAVLLWLAKREFEEVYAISFDYGQRHSVELKYAKILAQLAGVKEHILVEVPSYRYIKGSALIDTRVEVPTGEYPTHAPPITTVPMRNLVFLAIASSFADALEIDHVGIGVHALDTPYPDCRPEFITAAEAAINAASVQTATKKTRVHVFAPFLGMTKRQIALLGKELGVPFEKTYSCYRGTEPPCGECPTCIQREEALRDL, from the coding sequence ATGCGACGTATATTGGTTCTTCTCTCGGGAGGAATGGACAGCGCGGTGCTACTATGGTTGGCCAAAAGGGAGTTTGAAGAGGTGTATGCCATATCTTTTGACTACGGCCAAAGGCACAGTGTGGAGCTTAAGTATGCCAAAATACTTGCCCAGTTGGCGGGTGTAAAAGAGCATATACTGGTGGAGGTACCTTCCTATCGTTACATAAAAGGTTCAGCTCTTATTGATACAAGGGTGGAAGTGCCTACCGGAGAGTATCCTACCCATGCACCACCTATTACCACAGTACCTATGAGGAACTTGGTCTTCTTGGCTATAGCCTCCTCCTTTGCGGACGCTCTTGAGATAGATCACGTAGGTATAGGTGTTCACGCCTTAGACACACCTTATCCTGACTGTAGACCTGAGTTCATAACGGCGGCAGAAGCTGCCATCAACGCAGCTTCTGTTCAAACGGCCACCAAAAAGACGAGGGTTCACGTGTTTGCCCCCTTCTTAGGTATGACCAAAAGACAGATAGCCCTTCTAGGTAAAGAGTTGGGTGTCCCCTTTGAGAAAACCTACTCCTGTTACAGAGGAACCGAACCTCCCTGTGGTGAGTGCCCCACCTGTATACAGAGGGAGGAAGCTCTGAGAGACCTATGA
- a CDS encoding endonuclease MutS2: protein MREIDLKHLEWDKLLGILKEYLTSKVSEKYLSNVEPIRDEVKLREEIALVEEFMQIADKVPLYPFEDVEESIKKASIKDAVLSLEEILAILKVIKLVKEVRRHIGTHLQQFKHLQNLLKGLHTFSQLESVIDSNIDQRGFVKDSASHELATVRQKIRAVEKEIMNRLENLLARQDASKIFTDKIITIRNGRYVLPVRTTELKKIMGIVHGSSASGYTTYVEPYSIVDLNNQLVVLKDEEQEEVKRVLRRITSYIGEQAHRLLEAFWTLMKVDYLKAVYLFSTKVGAKFPRLGSKVRLVGARHPILAFIKEKVFPVDIVLEERRGLLLTGPNTGGKTVALKTLGLCALMFQCALPIPIEEGELPIFENIFTDIGDEQSIEQNLSTFSSHMVNIAQFLPKVNERTLVLLDELGAGTDPVEGSAIGIGLLEYLKSRKAYVFANTHHTPIKVYALSSDYYRPATVAFDKDSLMPLYSILYDAVGGSMAMEIALRCGIPQEVIDRAKQNLPEGFESYMQARENLEEYVREYEKRLKELEDTKMELERLRAQQEVLLSQLEREKEEIQRKAMQEAMEYLKKLEAEYRELIKTAKERQRVREFLKEKSEELRQKVKEDSFKVGDWVEFMGSVGRVIEVKGDRLQVVINGIKAWVRASDVRRGEPPPPSQESVIFHVKRDLGEINLTGLTVEEALYRLEMFLQEAKRSGVKVVKVIHGTGQLKKTVQELLASSSLVVFHREGYPREGGGGVSIVYLEKG from the coding sequence ATGAGGGAGATAGATCTCAAACACTTAGAGTGGGATAAACTTCTCGGTATTCTGAAAGAGTATCTGACATCCAAAGTATCGGAGAAGTATCTCAGTAACGTAGAACCTATCAGGGACGAAGTTAAGCTCAGGGAGGAGATAGCTCTTGTAGAGGAGTTTATGCAGATAGCGGACAAGGTACCTCTCTACCCTTTCGAAGATGTAGAAGAGAGTATCAAGAAGGCTAGCATCAAGGACGCTGTGCTAAGCTTAGAGGAGATTCTGGCTATCCTTAAGGTGATAAAGTTGGTAAAAGAGGTAAGACGCCATATAGGCACTCATCTTCAGCAGTTTAAACATCTTCAGAATCTCCTTAAGGGCCTTCACACTTTCTCTCAACTGGAGAGTGTGATAGATTCCAACATAGATCAGAGAGGTTTTGTAAAAGACTCTGCCAGCCACGAACTGGCCACCGTTCGCCAGAAGATAAGAGCTGTGGAGAAGGAGATTATGAACCGCCTTGAGAATCTTCTTGCCAGACAAGATGCTTCTAAAATTTTTACCGATAAGATAATAACCATAAGGAACGGCAGATATGTCCTTCCCGTAAGAACCACAGAACTTAAGAAGATAATGGGTATAGTACACGGAAGTTCCGCCTCAGGTTATACCACTTACGTGGAGCCTTACAGCATTGTGGATCTTAACAACCAGCTGGTAGTTTTAAAGGACGAAGAACAGGAGGAGGTAAAAAGGGTCCTGAGAAGGATAACTTCCTATATAGGAGAGCAGGCCCACAGGCTGTTAGAAGCCTTCTGGACTCTCATGAAGGTAGACTATCTGAAGGCTGTGTATTTATTTTCCACCAAAGTGGGGGCTAAGTTTCCCAGACTGGGAAGCAAGGTAAGACTGGTGGGCGCAAGACACCCTATCTTAGCCTTCATTAAGGAGAAGGTATTTCCGGTAGATATAGTGTTGGAAGAAAGGAGAGGTCTTCTGCTGACAGGCCCCAACACAGGTGGAAAGACAGTGGCATTGAAAACGCTGGGGCTATGTGCTCTCATGTTCCAGTGTGCCTTACCAATACCCATAGAGGAGGGTGAACTTCCCATCTTTGAAAACATCTTCACCGATATAGGTGACGAACAGAGCATAGAACAGAACCTCTCCACCTTCTCAAGTCATATGGTTAACATAGCCCAGTTCTTACCGAAGGTTAACGAAAGAACCCTCGTGCTTTTGGATGAACTAGGTGCCGGTACTGATCCTGTGGAGGGGTCCGCCATAGGTATAGGTCTTTTGGAGTACTTAAAAAGTAGGAAAGCTTATGTTTTTGCCAACACCCACCACACACCTATAAAGGTTTACGCGTTGAGTTCCGATTACTACAGACCTGCCACTGTGGCCTTTGACAAAGATAGTCTTATGCCCCTGTACAGCATCCTCTACGATGCGGTAGGTGGAAGTATGGCCATGGAGATAGCTCTAAGGTGTGGCATACCTCAGGAGGTTATAGACAGAGCCAAGCAGAACCTACCGGAAGGTTTTGAAAGCTACATGCAAGCTAGGGAAAATTTGGAAGAGTATGTAAGGGAGTACGAAAAACGCCTCAAAGAACTTGAGGATACCAAGATGGAACTGGAGCGTCTTAGAGCTCAACAGGAGGTTCTTCTGAGTCAGTTGGAAAGAGAGAAGGAAGAGATACAGAGAAAGGCCATGCAGGAAGCTATGGAGTACCTCAAAAAGCTGGAGGCAGAGTATCGGGAACTGATAAAGACTGCAAAGGAAAGACAGCGGGTGAGGGAGTTTCTGAAGGAGAAATCGGAAGAACTCCGACAGAAGGTAAAGGAGGATAGCTTTAAGGTAGGTGACTGGGTGGAGTTCATGGGATCCGTGGGTAGAGTTATAGAGGTGAAGGGAGATCGCCTACAGGTGGTCATCAACGGGATAAAGGCGTGGGTGAGAGCATCTGATGTGAGGAGAGGTGAACCACCACCTCCCTCTCAAGAGTCGGTGATCTTTCACGTAAAGAGGGATCTAGGAGAGATAAATCTCACTGGCCTCACTGTGGAGGAAGCCTTATACCGATTGGAGATGTTTCTTCAAGAGGCAAAAAGGTCCGGTGTAAAGGTGGTGAAGGTTATCCACGGTACGGGTCAGCTCAAGAAAACGGTACAGGAACTTTTAGCTTCATCTTCTTTGGTGGTTTTTCATAGAGAAGGATACCCCCGCGAGGGGGGTGGAGGAGTTTCCATAGTGTATTTGGAGAAGGGTTAG
- a CDS encoding NAD(P)/FAD-dependent oxidoreductase yields MSKHVVILGGGIGGIATAYNLRRMDSSLKITIVSGRPYFGFTPAYPHLALGWRKFEDITIPLANLLPKFNIDYVPENGESIDPDNNKIRTTSGKEIEYDYLVIATGPKLVFGAEGQEQYSTSVCTAEHALELQKKLEEFYADPGPVVVGAIPGVSCFGPAYEFAFMLHHELKKRGLRHRVRITYITSEPYVGHLGLGGVGPSRRLMEDLFAERSINWIANVKITKVEPDKVIYEDLEGKQYEVPCKLSMLMPRFMGPEVVASAGDKVANPANKMVIVNRCFQNPTYKNIYGVGVVTAIPPVEQTPIPTGAPKTGMMIEQMALAVAKNIVNDIKNSADRYAPELSAVCIADMGGDAAGFFAHPVLPPRATVKHKKAVWMHWFKSAFEKYFLWKVKSGNISPFFEEKALELLLGVHGVRLCKDCSGSPGTC; encoded by the coding sequence ATGAGTAAACACGTGGTCATACTGGGTGGTGGAATAGGTGGGATAGCCACCGCTTACAACCTCCGCCGTATGGATTCCAGCTTAAAGATAACCATAGTGTCAGGCAGGCCTTACTTTGGATTTACGCCTGCTTATCCTCACCTGGCTTTAGGTTGGAGAAAGTTTGAAGACATCACCATACCTCTGGCCAACCTTCTTCCCAAGTTCAACATAGATTATGTTCCCGAGAACGGAGAGTCAATAGATCCAGATAACAACAAGATAAGGACAACGTCAGGAAAGGAGATAGAGTACGATTATCTGGTTATAGCAACTGGTCCTAAGCTGGTGTTTGGTGCAGAAGGGCAAGAGCAGTACTCCACTTCTGTATGTACTGCGGAACACGCCCTAGAACTCCAGAAAAAACTGGAGGAGTTTTACGCAGATCCTGGTCCCGTGGTGGTGGGTGCTATACCAGGTGTGAGCTGTTTCGGCCCGGCCTACGAGTTTGCCTTCATGCTCCATCATGAACTGAAGAAGAGGGGTCTGCGCCATAGGGTACGTATAACTTACATAACCTCTGAACCTTACGTAGGACACTTAGGTCTCGGTGGTGTTGGGCCCTCCCGTAGGTTGATGGAAGATCTCTTTGCTGAGAGAAGCATAAACTGGATAGCCAACGTAAAGATAACCAAGGTGGAGCCCGACAAGGTAATATACGAAGATCTGGAAGGTAAACAGTATGAGGTTCCCTGCAAGCTCTCTATGCTCATGCCCAGGTTCATGGGACCTGAGGTGGTGGCCTCTGCAGGAGATAAAGTGGCGAATCCCGCCAACAAGATGGTGATTGTCAACAGATGCTTCCAGAACCCCACCTACAAGAACATATACGGAGTAGGTGTAGTTACCGCCATACCTCCTGTAGAACAGACACCAATACCGACGGGAGCTCCAAAAACAGGTATGATGATAGAACAGATGGCCCTTGCGGTGGCCAAGAACATTGTGAACGATATAAAGAACTCCGCCGATAGATACGCGCCCGAACTTTCCGCCGTATGTATAGCAGATATGGGAGGCGACGCAGCAGGCTTCTTCGCACACCCTGTCTTACCACCCAGAGCAACGGTCAAGCACAAAAAGGCTGTTTGGATGCACTGGTTCAAGTCCGCCTTTGAGAAGTACTTCCTGTGGAAGGTCAAAAGCGGTAACATCTCTCCCTTCTTTGAGGAGAAGGCACTGGAGCTATTACTGGGTGTGCACGGTGTAAGACTCTGCAAGGACTGCTCTGGTTCTCCTGGAACCTGCTAA
- a CDS encoding YebC/PmpR family DNA-binding transcriptional regulator, translating to MAGHSHWAQIKHKKAKVDAQRGRIFNKLIREITVAVREGGPNPETNPRLRSAIENAKRFNMPWETIERAIKKGSGELGGENYEEVLYEGYGPGGVALMILTTTDNRNRTTAEIRHVLSKHGGNLGTSGCVSFMFDRVGIIEVPRESISEDELYEKAIEAGAEDIQTGEAFYTVYTRPEDLYAVKESLEKASVQIQRAEVTYRPNTTVPIEDAETAQKLFKLLEALEELDDVKEVIANFDIPEHIMQKVL from the coding sequence ATGGCGGGACACAGTCACTGGGCCCAGATAAAACACAAGAAGGCTAAAGTGGATGCTCAGAGAGGCAGGATATTTAACAAACTCATCAGAGAGATTACGGTGGCTGTAAGGGAAGGGGGGCCAAATCCCGAGACTAACCCGCGGCTACGCAGTGCCATCGAAAACGCCAAGAGGTTTAACATGCCATGGGAGACTATAGAGAGAGCCATAAAGAAGGGGTCAGGGGAACTGGGAGGCGAGAACTACGAGGAGGTCCTTTACGAAGGCTACGGGCCAGGTGGTGTAGCTCTGATGATTCTAACCACCACCGATAACAGAAACAGAACCACCGCAGAAATAAGGCACGTTCTCAGTAAGCACGGCGGAAACTTAGGTACATCCGGTTGTGTATCCTTTATGTTTGACAGGGTAGGGATTATAGAGGTTCCGAGAGAGTCCATATCTGAGGATGAACTCTACGAGAAGGCCATAGAAGCTGGTGCGGAAGATATACAGACGGGTGAGGCCTTTTACACCGTATACACCCGTCCCGAGGATCTTTACGCGGTTAAGGAGAGTCTGGAGAAAGCCTCTGTGCAGATACAGAGAGCTGAGGTGACCTACAGACCCAACACCACTGTTCCCATAGAGGATGCAGAAACTGCCCAGAAACTCTTCAAACTTCTCGAAGCCCTCGAAGAGCTGGATGACGTTAAGGAGGTTATAGCCAACTTTGACATTCCCGAACACATTATGCAGAAAGTACTATGA
- a CDS encoding RidA family protein, whose translation MKEEVRTDLAPLPLGPYSQAVKAGPFLFLSGQLGIDPTTGKLLEDFRGQVRQALKNVESILVSCGYQKQDVVRVVVYLRDLSLFGEFNEVYTEFFKEVDVKPARTTVGVEQLPLNALVEIEVTAIKL comes from the coding sequence ATGAAAGAAGAAGTCAGGACGGATCTGGCTCCCTTACCTTTAGGTCCTTACTCTCAGGCGGTGAAGGCCGGGCCATTTCTCTTTCTGTCCGGGCAGTTAGGGATAGATCCCACCACCGGCAAACTACTGGAGGATTTCAGAGGGCAGGTGAGGCAGGCTCTCAAGAACGTGGAGAGTATACTCGTCTCCTGTGGGTACCAAAAGCAGGATGTTGTGCGGGTGGTGGTCTATCTAAGGGATTTATCCCTCTTTGGGGAGTTTAACGAGGTATACACCGAGTTTTTTAAAGAAGTGGATGTGAAGCCTGCGAGAACTACGGTGGGTGTTGAGCAGCTCCCCCTCAACGCCCTTGTAGAGATAGAGGTGACAGCTATCAAACTTTGA
- the dnaB gene encoding replicative DNA helicase: MLEDLSYPHDDTAERAILGAMIKDPESIPLVLESLREEDFYVEDHRLLFSVLSKIWEEKGKDWDDIVLREYLRKAGLLERLSMDLVYQLAEEAAEGALLEEAVRIVKEKSGLRQLLELSLNTIKEIKEEPDFARIVEAITQRVYEISEKHTTTQYFHIKDVVREVLEIINRRKREDRIITGLPTGFMELDLMTTGFHPSDLVIVAARPGMGKSSFMLSIALHIAVEERVPVVIYSLEMTKEQLVLRLLSMTSGVPLQNLRKGFVGEEEDRKLMAAALELAKADIIIDDTPNLSTVDLRIRSRKLKKERNVGAVFVDYLQLLRPPHRRSSRQEEVAEISRNLKALAKELELPVIALAQLSRQVEHRSDKRPQLADLRESGQIEQDADLILFIHRPEYYKKNPSPEEQGIAEIIVAKQRQGPTGIVKVAFIKDTTAFKPIASGIPTSVEPYQPEEEFSEEDYDLDF, from the coding sequence ATGCTGGAAGATCTAAGCTATCCTCACGACGACACGGCGGAGAGGGCTATTCTGGGTGCTATGATAAAGGATCCAGAGAGTATACCCTTAGTGCTGGAAAGTTTGAGGGAGGAGGACTTTTACGTAGAAGATCACAGACTCCTCTTCTCCGTTCTTTCCAAAATTTGGGAGGAGAAAGGAAAAGACTGGGACGACATAGTGCTGAGAGAGTACCTAAGGAAGGCGGGTCTATTAGAGCGCTTGAGCATGGATCTGGTTTACCAGTTGGCAGAAGAAGCAGCAGAGGGAGCCCTTTTAGAAGAAGCTGTCAGAATAGTAAAGGAGAAATCGGGTTTGCGACAGCTTTTAGAACTATCCCTTAACACCATAAAGGAGATAAAGGAAGAGCCTGACTTTGCCAGGATAGTAGAGGCCATAACCCAGCGCGTTTACGAAATATCGGAAAAGCACACCACCACTCAGTACTTTCATATCAAGGATGTGGTAAGGGAAGTGCTGGAGATAATAAACAGGCGTAAGAGGGAGGACAGAATAATAACCGGACTACCTACAGGCTTTATGGAACTGGACCTTATGACCACAGGTTTCCATCCCTCCGATCTGGTGATAGTGGCGGCGCGTCCGGGAATGGGCAAAAGCAGCTTTATGCTTTCCATAGCCCTTCATATAGCTGTGGAGGAGAGAGTTCCTGTGGTCATATACTCCTTAGAGATGACAAAAGAGCAGTTGGTACTGAGACTCCTCTCAATGACCTCGGGCGTTCCTCTTCAGAACCTTAGAAAAGGTTTTGTGGGAGAGGAAGAGGATAGAAAGCTCATGGCTGCCGCATTAGAGTTGGCAAAGGCAGACATCATCATAGATGACACGCCTAACCTCTCCACGGTGGACCTGCGTATAAGAAGTAGAAAGCTTAAAAAAGAGAGGAACGTGGGGGCCGTTTTCGTAGACTACCTTCAGCTTCTGAGACCTCCCCATAGGAGAAGTTCCCGTCAGGAGGAGGTAGCAGAGATATCCAGGAACCTGAAGGCCTTAGCTAAGGAGTTAGAGCTTCCCGTTATAGCTCTCGCACAGCTTTCAAGACAGGTAGAACATAGATCCGACAAAAGACCTCAGCTGGCCGACCTAAGAGAGTCTGGCCAGATAGAACAGGATGCTGATCTTATCCTCTTCATACATAGACCTGAGTACTATAAGAAAAACCCATCTCCCGAAGAGCAAGGTATAGCAGAGATAATAGTGGCCAAGCAGCGACAAGGTCCTACAGGTATAGTGAAGGTAGCTTTTATAAAGGACACCACCGCTTTCAAACCTATAGCTTCGGGCATTCCCACCTCTGTGGAACCTTACCAACCGGAGGAGGAGTTTTCGGAAGAAGATTACGATCTGGATTTTTGA